One segment of Panicum virgatum strain AP13 chromosome 3K, P.virgatum_v5, whole genome shotgun sequence DNA contains the following:
- the LOC120697792 gene encoding protein WHAT'S THIS FACTOR 1, chloroplastic-like yields MDAKLLLPFPSAPAALHPAAAAAAVPKTLFLGASLPLHPRAPPPFPLRLRPRPAVVVAQAAVKRRKEIPFDNVIQRDKKLKLVLKLRNILVAQPDRVMSLRDLGRFRRDLGLTRKRRLIALLKKFPGVFEVVEEGVYSLKFRLTPAAERLYLDELQLKNESEGLAVTKLRKLLMMSQEKRILIEKIAHLKHDLGLPPEFRDTICLRYPQYFRIVRMDRGPGLELTHWDPELAVSAAELAEEENRARAAEERNLIIDRPLKFNRVKLPKGLKLTRGEARRIAQFNEMPYISPYADFSHLRSGSAEKEKHACGVVHEILSLTVEKRTLVDHLTHFREEFRFSQSLRGMIIRHPDMFYVSFKGDRDSVFLREAYKDSQLVEKNKLVLLKEKMRALVAVLRFPRRGGAWTSGEAEGANGAAQLSTERSDEEYDEDEGLSDMEDLISELSGGKSDADYQWGDGWFGENDDAPPDFADDDSSTQEVKVTMKNDDGSANGRGAVPVFPDGRPRERW; encoded by the coding sequence ATGGACGCCAAGCTCCTGCTCCCCTTCccctccgcgccggccgccctccacccggccgcggcggcagcggcggtacCCAAGACCCTCTTCCTCGGGGCCTCACTCCCGCTtcacccgcgcgcgccgccgccgttcccgctgcgcctccgcccgcggccggcggtggtggtggcgcaggCCGCAGTGAAGCGCCGCAAGGAGATCCCCTTCGACAACGTGATCCAGCGGGACAAGAAGCTCAAGCTGGTGCTCAAGCTCCGCAACATCCTCGTCGCTCAGCCCGACCGCGTGATGAGCCTCCGCGACCTCGGCCGCTTCCGCCGCGACCTCGGGCTCACCCGCAAGCGCCGCCTCATCGCGCTCCTCAAGAAATTCCCGGGTGTCTTCGAGGTCGTCGAGGAGGGCGTCTACTCCCTCAAGTTCCGCCTCACCCCCGCCGCCGAGCGGCTCTACCTCGACGAGCTCCAGCTCAAGAACGAGTCCGAGGGCCTCGCCGTCACCAAGCTCCGCAAGCTCCTCATGATGTCGCAGGAGAAGCGCATCCTCATCGAGAAGATCGCGCACCTCAAGCACGACCTAGGCCTCCCGCCGGAGTTCCGCGACACCATCTGCCTCAGGTACCCGCAGTACTTCCGTATCGTCCGGATGGACCGAGGGCCGGGGCTGGAGCTCACCCATTGGGACCCCGAGCTGGCGGTGtctgcggcggagctcgcggaggaggaGAATCGGGCAAGGGCAGCTGAGGAGAGGAATTTGATAATTGACAGGCCACTGAAATTTAACCGGGTGAAGCTACCAAAGGGGCTGAAATTGACGCGGGGAGAGGCACGCAGGATTGCGCAATTCAATGAAATGCCATATATTTCACCATATGCTGACTTCTCACACCTACGGTCTGGGTCGGCTGAGAAGGAGAAGCATGCTTGTGGAGTGGTTCATGAGATTCTTAGCTTAACGGTTGAGAAACGCACATTGGTGGATCACCTGACGCACTTCAGGGAGGAGTTCCGGTTCTCGCAATCCCTGCGGGGCATGATCATTCGTCACCCAGACATGTTTTATGTATCATTCAAAGGGGATAGGGACTCGGTCTTCCTCCGCGAAGCATACAAGGACTCACAGCTGGTTGAGAAGAACAAGCTGGTGCTGCTTAAGGAGAAAATGAGGGCTCTCGTTGCTGTGCTGCGCTTTCCTAGAAGAGGTGGGGCTTGGACCAGCGGGGAAGCTGAGGGAGCCAATGGAGCAGCACAATTGTCAACTGAAAGAAGTGACGAAGAATATGATGAAGATGAGGGACTCTCTGATATGGAAGATTTGATCAGTGAACTTTCTGGTGGCAAATCGGATGCTGACTACCAATGGGGTGATGGTTGGTTTGGTGAGAATGATGACGCGCCTCCAGACTTTGCAGACGATGACTCAAGTACACAAGAAGTCAAGGTTACTATGAAAAATGATGATGGTTCAGCCAATGGCAGGGGAGCTGTTCCTGTATTTCCTGATGGCAGACCAAGAGAACGGTGGTAA